TGTGCCTTGCGGTATCTCCTGCGCTTCAGCACATCGTCGATAGCCTTTTCTCTCTTGGCAGCCACGATGGCGGAATTGTGCAGAGTCGTGAGCCTCACGGCGTCGAAGACAGTATAAATGGACGAGAAGGGGTGCCAGAAGAAATCGGACCAGGGAGGGATCATATCCACATATGGTGAGGTCATTTTGAAGTTCAAGACGTAGGTATAGATGGCCAACATGGTCAAGACACCCTAGTAAAAGGACAGGCACCCGCATGTTAGTTATCTTGTACGTTGTGCCAATATGATCATTTTTGCGAAGCTGAAGAtgacaaaaaaagcaaacTTACAATCGATATGAAAGCGTGTAGGCGTCTATTGTGGATGATACGATGTGCCATGGAGCCTTGAGGCGGCGGCATGCCCGGATAGTCCTTGGTATTCTGGACCCTGATCTGCTCGGCCGACAGGTCCCCGCCATATGTTCGAGAGGGAGGAGCATATCCCTTCTTGGGCAGCCGGGCGCCATGTGATGGTGGGTTGAACTTTTCCGGTTTCTCAAGTACGGTGTGACGCGggggttgttgctgctgctgcgtggTTTGATGCGGCTTTGAAGCAGTTGGAGGCTTTGTGGTCGAGCCAAACCTCACATGAGCCGGCGTCTCCGAGACCGCAGACGAGTTTAAGCTTGAGCGAAGGCCGGTTCCATGATGCGGTACGCGCCGCAACGGCCGAGTTCCCCGCGGGAGGAGACCTCGATGCATATTTATGACTGCCGAGCTCACGGTTCAATATTTCTGTCTCTGACCGTATTAAGAGCACTTTGGAGCTTCCTGATGCTGAGTACAATTTTTTGTCACGCGATGAGGCCAAGCTTTGCCCATCGACGTACGATGTGAGATGGAAATTTCGGGATCCACACAAGCTAGGCACTGGTGCGCCTGCTCCACAGACTATTGTGTAGTACTGTAGTAGTGGAAGTTTACTAGTGCTTTGTGGCTACGCGTTTGTGGCTGTTgaagagggaaaagaaaaaaaaaaaaaaaaaaaaaaaggggagaaaaaaattgTCAACCATTGACCAACCACAATAAATTGCCTAAGCAAGGTTCTGCTGGTCGGCTCAAGGCAGTTGCGGCACTACTAGACGCTGCGCAAATACGTCAGTTCGCTTCAGATCCGGATTTTCCCGGCAACTGGTTTTGCGACGGCCAGCGAATCAGTGCACGCGCAATTACAAGCAGCCAATCCGCAGCGACCCACCTGCCTAGGCGATCTCGCGCGCGCAACAGATCCCTGCTTGACTGGACCCGATCAAGAGTAGAaattgtgtttttttttttctctccctcAACTTTCTGGTTTTCACTTTCCTACCATCCTGCGATTCATATAGATTCTTTGTGGAACATAGACCGCAAAAGACACGGTTTTTCTTCTCAAGACCAACCTTCCTTTCTCTACAATTACCTTAATTTCAAACACTCACAACCAGCAAAATGGGTTTCTCTGAGGGTAAGCTACACTCACTCACTTTCTGATGCTCCAATACCCGCTTGCCCGAGGCGCTCCTCGATTTCTCGGCACTCCCTCGGTCACCTGTGACGAAACCGGCCTACCCAATGGGGACGCCTTCTCAGCGCAGGAGAGCGGACACATTTGCCATGAGCATCCCAGAGGGATGCGGCCTCGCCGCTGGCATTCTTGTTCCGCACGTTGGACCATCAGCGCCAAAGACTGCCTTTGGATGGTAGTTGCCGTCTTTGTCCTTCTTTGGAGGGTCGTCTGGCAGTGTAGGATACAGAGTGTACGGCACTGCGGATTCCGGGTCTTAGGCTCAGTCTCTGTCGTCATCACAACGTCAACAAACCGCAGCAACCCGAGTAGCTTCATCCAAGCTTGGTTGGAGAGGGTGTAATAAGACGCGTGACCTAGGCGTTGCGCGAGCCGGCGCAAAACATGCCAGCACATCGCTTGAAACCTGCCCTCAAACTTCACGTACTAACATTGCCCTCTTTTCGCCTCCAGGCAACGCTAAGAACGGCGCTAAGCTGTTCAAGACTCGCTGCGAGCAGTGCCACACCGTCGACGCTGCCGGCGGCAACAAGATCGGCCCTGCCCTGCACGGCCTTTTCGGCCGCAAGACCGGCTCGGTCGACGGCTACGCTTACACCGACGCCAACAAGCAGAAGGGCATCACCTGGGACGAGAACACCCTGGTATGTCTTTTGCCCATGACAGCTTGCTGTCAAGCAACCCTTTTTGGACGCCAAAACTAACCGTGTTCGTTTCTCATCCATTAGTTCGACTACCTTGAGAACCCCAAGAAGTACATTCCCGGCACTAAGATGGCTTTCGGTGGCctcaagaaggagaaggacCGAAACGACCTGATCACGTATGTTTCACCGACCTCTTTTCTCTGCCAAACTATGCTTGCTACGTCAACATGGACTAACAATGACCCTCGCCCCACACTACAGCTTCCTCAAGGAGAACACCAAATAAATGACACCCACGACCACTATTACTACCTAGACGACTTCGACGCCCTTGTGGCATGTACTTTTAATGGCACATTTGTTTAAGCAACGCAATAGATACGCAGACAGGACAGACGAAAACTGGCGGCAATTTTGTATCACTATAGACTAGACGTAGTTTTACGGCATCGCTTCGTCAGAACGTCAAAAAATGGAAAATTTTCCACTCTCATCGCAAACTCTAATTGACTTGCCGTGATTTTGTAAGCCCTGTCCCCTGTATAGGGAAAGGATGCCCATTGAGAATAAATGATCGGATCTTGATCTAGAGCACTAGTGGCTTTGCTTAGAATAGTCCCTGAGATAAGTAGATCAAtgcagcaaaagaaaagggaaAACTTGCGTGTGGCGGACACTTGCCGGAAAACTGACTTGTCTAACGACGATCCCCAAGTCTGATTATTTCAAGTCTAGTGTTAAATTATTCACTTCATTGCCTCCATGTACTTGTCAATATCCTTCACACTCGGCTTGACCTCGTCCAGCGCCCGCTCCCAGTCCTCCTCGGATATCATAGGCGCTTCATCGTCCTGGACCCTGATCATGCACGCCTCCGACGCCGCCGTCAGCAGCTGCCGCAGGTCAGCACCAGTGAACTTGCCACACCGCGGATCCCTGGCTACGCGCTCTATGGTCTTGCGGACCGCATCGGGGGCCCGGCCGCCCGGCACCGTGGTCTCGTAGATGGTCCTCAGGATATCGAAGCGGTCCTCTGGTGTTGGCAATCCCACGTATATGTCTGTGCCCAACCGCCCCGGCCTCCGGATGGCCTCATCGATCGAGTCTGGTCTGTTGGTGGCTCCAATCACGTATATACCCTGGCGATCCCCGACGCCGTCAAGCTCGGTCAGCAGCGCATTGACCACGCGCGACGTAGCACCCGACATGGTGAAGTCCCTAGTGGGCACGAGGGCGTCGAGCTCGTCGAAGAAGAGGATGCAGGGGGCCGAGGACTTGGCCCGCGAGAAGAGCTGTCGGACGTTATATTCGGACTCGCCCACATACTTGTTCAACAGCTCGGGGCCCTTGATGGAGATGAAGTTTGCCTTGGAGGCGTTGGCCACCGCCTTGGCCACGAGCGTCTTACCGCAACCGGGGGGGCCCCAGAGGAGAATTCCAGCAGAGGGCTTGATGCCTAGCGCGGCGAACTTTTCCGGACGCTCAATGGGCTGGACGATGGCGTACTCGAGCTTCTTTCGGACGTTTTGGAGGGCTCCCACCTCGCTCCAGGTCGTGTTGGGCACCGTGCTGAAGCCTTCCCTCTTGGCAGCTGGCTGGATTCTAGCAATGGCTTGCTTGAGATGTGCAAAGGTGATGCAAATATCCTCGTCATTCTGATCCAACTGCATCTCCTGATTGTCGATAGGAGGAGCCTCGTTGCTCTCTGCAGGGAGCGTCCAAGGAAGTCTTATCCTGTCAACCACGCTGGGTGATCCTGTCGCGACCGCCGCTGTCAACCTCGAAATCTTGGCTGTGTATACAGCCATCATGGCTTCACTGGCAGCGAAATCGACCGCAGTGGCCAGATCCGCGCCCACGTAGCCGGGTGTAAGCCTCGCCAGGGCCGTAAAGTCGACATCGTCGCTGAGGCGCTTGTTCCTGGTCATGGTGCGCAGGATGGACTCCCTGGCGGCCTCGTCGGGCATGCTCATCTCCAGCTCCTGGAAGCGGCGCCTGACGGTCGGCTCGATGCTGTCAGGCCTGTTGGTGGCGGCAATCACCACGACGTTGCGGCCGGGCGACGTGCATCTAACGATCTTGTCCAGCCCCTGGCTGATCTCGGACGACATGCGGACCTCCATGGCCTTTTGCGCACCGTCCATCTTGCCTGCCACCACGTCGACCTCGTCCAGGAACAGCAGGCAGGGCGCCAGGCGAATGGCCTCATCAAAGGCCTCGCGGATGTTCTTCTCGGACTCGCCCGAGATTCCGCTGACCAACGACGTCGCCGAGACGGGCACGAATGCGCACTGCAGAGTGTCGGCCAGGGCCCGCACAACGGCCGTCTTGCCCGTGCCGGAGGGCCCATGGAGCAGGATGGCGGCCTGTGGCTTGTGGCCCATCCTGGCGTACTCCTCACCCATTCGAAGCGGCAACACCAGCGGCTTCTCGAGGGCCTCGAGAATCTGGGAGATGCCGCCCATGTCCTCGAGCTTGGGGCCGTTGAAGACTTCAGGTACAGCCGCTGCCTCTTTGACCGACCGCGTCCTCCGTTTCCGTTTGAGCTTTGGTTCGCCGTTGGGTAGCCTTTCGACAGGCTCGTCTACCTCCATGTTCGCCGGCGTGGCTTCGGTCCCTGAAATGGCGCCAGTCGGTTGCGCAGTGGCATCACTAGGCGCCGAGGTGCCCGAGGGGGACTCGGCTGCCTTGCCCCCGCCAAAGTCCCAATGCTTTGTCATTTGCCTGTTCAGCAGGAATGCGTCGCGCTCCCTCTTCGCAGCAGCCTTGGCCTCTGCTGCGGCAATGTCCCGCTCCAATGCCTCGTCCGAATCCCCTCCATCTTCATCTGCCTTCAGCTCCTCTTTTCTGTAGGTAAGGACCCGCTCTATTGAGTCCTCTAGCGGTCGTCTTTTCTGTCTGGCCAGACTGGAGTTTGAGGCTTTGATGCTCTCATAGACAGATGTGACGGTAAGACGACTCCTACGATTCCCCTCACCATCACTCTCCAATTTTTTCACAATTTGATACACGTCACGGTCGACGTTGTGACGAAGGGTTGTTCTCTGCCTGCCCGTCATTTTGGTGGCATGTTTGGTGGCAGATGCAAATCGAAAAATGTATGATATTTAAATATTTAAAGTGTGAAATGCAAAAAAGTACATCTTCAAAATCTTTCAATCGCCATATCAAATGCAAAGCCAGccccctcccccccccccccccatatTTAGCCCCACCTGGGGATACTTTTTACCCCCTTCTTGATGTTCCCTTTACGGTACCTTGGTGAATATGgcaattttaatttttaattATTTGACTTAATTTACTAGGTGCCCACATATATAGATACGCAATCCGGTCTTGACTCTATGTAATAGTTGCCCTATATCGATGAATGGTGCCTCTGCGCTTCATGTTTCTGGTATTTTGCTCGCCCTTGTTGTTGTCACGGAACTTGTTTGCCGATTAACTGTAGCTCAATGGCTGGTTTTGATTTTCTTACACTCGAAATGACTAATGCCCTGCCTGCTATACCACCTCCAGAAAATGGTATTTTCATCACGAGAATGGCAAAGcaacctaaaaaaaaaaaaaaaaaaaaaacgccatcCTAGTATGCATGTTGGTAATTCCTTCCCGGTCCCTAAAGCTCATTTAGAGCCACTGCTCGAGACGTATGTTCCGTTACATAAAGTCCAAAGGaattaagaaaaaaaaacaccaatgTTAGATGCTCTCTGTAAATCAGTGTTAGGATGGCTGAAAAACCATCGCTTCATCCAATCTCGTCGAGCGGACCTAATAGAGACTCGGAGTACGATGGTGGGTTTTCCTAGACGCCTTCGTCCATCGACTTGATGCGCTTCTTGGCCAATTCAAACACGGAGAAAAATATGGCGTTGACAGCACAGGAGCGTCCCATGGACACGCCGAGTCCACGATACATATGCTTCTGAAAGAATTGTATCTTGACAGGCTCAACAGTCTGTCCTTTTGACCGCATCAGGGCGTTTCGTTGGTATATGCTCTTCGCAGAGTCAATTGGGTCTAAGGCGCAGTAGTGGTGTCAGTAAGTTCGGATGTCGTTTTGGGATGAAGCCCCGCGGGCGCGTTGAATAGCCACACTTTGCAGCAACACTCACAAATTAAAGCCCAAGACACTATACCGCAGAGGCCCCCGGATATGAGCACAGGGAGGGGGTTTGATTGGTATGTGCCAGAGAGCGAAGTGAGGATCTGTTTGGCACTTTCGTACGTCATGAAGTACAGTCCGGTTCCCAACGTGTCACGCACTGTTGATGTCAGCCTTCTGCAAGTGTCCACATCACACAGGATCCACTTACATAGATGAAGACTGAAGCCGGTGTAGAGCCCCGAATATCCTCGATGCCTAACGATGTTCTTCATGGTTTGCCAAGTGCCCTTGTTCTGGTAGCTGGCCGCAACCGCATAGTCCTTGGGGTTCGGACAATTTTTGCGATCCGACAGCAGAACAGATACCTGCGCACTCAATTTTGAAAGTTCGAAAGGACCTTGGTATTGTTAGATGTGATGCTCTTCATTTGCAAGGTCTCCATCTAATTTCTCGGAGGTAGCGGCAGCCAGAGCATGATACTCACAGGCTAGCACAGTGATCAAAGACCCACCCGTTGCACCGGCAGCTCCAATAGTCGAGACTGTCCAAAAGTTGGGATAGTTTCCGCTCTTCCGCATATGTCCAACGACGTCGACGCCAAACTTCTCCTGAAGCACGCGAGCGTAGGTCGTTCTGGATCGATTGTAAATCGAGAGCGAAAACGTACGCACCGCGGTGATGCTTATCATCGGTGCAGTGACGCCTGGGGGTCGTAGCAGTGTGACAGCGCATGTTAGTGACTATGAAGGCGGCTGCGGGAG
The Pyricularia oryzae 70-15 chromosome 1, whole genome shotgun sequence DNA segment above includes these coding regions:
- a CDS encoding cytochrome c, with amino-acid sequence MGFSEGNAKNGAKLFKTRCEQCHTVDAAGGNKIGPALHGLFGRKTGSVDGYAYTDANKQKGITWDENTLFDYLENPKKYIPGTKMAFGGLKKEKDRNDLITFLKENTK